CAACTAATGGGATAAACTTCCATTGTCTCATACATAACGTCCGTCCAATCTTCAAAAGTGGCAATGCGGAACAAGGTGAGCATGGAGATTGATACATCTCCCCACAGTATATCGTTGATGTCTGAGAAGACTAAGCTACCAACGACTGCATAGATATAGAAGATAATAAACATGAGAACAGCGATGTAGCCCATCTTGGGAATCGCTTTAATCAGTGCGTTAATGAGTAGCTTGAGTTGTGGGATTGCAGATACCAATCTTAATACTCGAAATACTCTTAGCAAACGAGCGATTAAGATGCCTTGTCCTGCTGCAGGAATCAAACTACCGATGACGATGGCAGCATCAAATAGATTCCAACCACTTTTAAAGAAATCGAGTTTGTTTCGATAAGAGAAGAACTTGATGACGATTTCAACTAAGAAAAACAGCAAAATACATGCATCTAACCATTGAAGAGTTTCGACTAGAGCATCAGGTAGTTCAAACGTCTTCGCGCCTATTGTAAGTGCTGCCAGTATGATCACAATGACAGTTAACGATTGAAAGTACTTATTGTTGTTGATTGCGTTTAACTTGAGGTGCAAAGAGGAGATCATAGATGTCGCTCCTTCGAGTATAAGTATCCATTGTTACTTAAATGTTAAGTTGAGTTTATGGATTTTCGCCAGTGGAGAATTGCGACATTTTATGAATGTTTTGGAGTTGCAGAGTGTGTGAATAGAAGAGGTATGTCCTTATATAAAAAGTTTCTACCAAACTTTCTCTAACCTAGGTGTATCTTAGTACTACAACTTGTCTTTTTGCATATTATTATAGTACAAAATAATTATTACCTATAAGTCAAGCCTCTAGTATTCGAGGTCCCGCCAACCACCTAATTATTGGAAAGACCCTCTTAGCCGTATTATGCGCGCCGCTTGATGGGATAGCCCATCACTTTTAATTCACGTACAAACGGTCTTCGAGGAAATTAAGGTGAAAAAACAAACTATCGCAATGGCTCTAGTGGCGGCTATTACTTCTGGTGCTGCATTGGCTGAAGCAGAGCCACAGTTTATTGACGGAATCATCAACGAAACAATCGTCAATGGCACTGGTTTCGAAATCGCTCGTGAGTCTGGAATTCCTGGCTTCGATAAGTACTTCGACGGTAATGCCACCCCTGAACAACGCGCACAAGGTGCTCTGGAGTTTGCCGAAGCAGCAGAGCAAAACCCCGAGTTATACGACATCGCTAACGCTATCACTACTAAAGTTGGCAGCGATGAGAATGGGTGGGGTGCTGGCGATCACATCGCAGCAGATCTAAAAGGTGCATTATCTAACACGCCAAGTAATGACCATCAACGTGCTATGGGTGATGTTATCCGCAAGCACACAACTAAAGAAGAACGCGATCAAGCTCGTGAAGCGCTAAAAGACGCACCAAATCAAGGTGACCGCACTGCAGCTGAAGGTGCAGAGGGTAACGTTGATATTATCGACGCTGACATTAAAGCTCGTGATGAACAGGCTGACCGCAATACCGAAGGTGTGGATCGCAACCGTAGTGACATCGATAAGAACGCTGGCAACATCGACCGTAACCGCGAGATCATCGAGAAAAACGAGCGTGACAACCTGAACCAACAGCGTGAAATCGATAAGAACAAAGAAGATATCGCTAACAATGGTAAGCGCATCGATGACAACAAGCGTGAAGCTGACGTAGACCGCGCACGCATTGACGGCAAGGTTGACGAGAACCGTGGCGACATTGATAAAAACAAAACAGATATTAGCAATAACGGTGATCGAATTAAAAGCATCGAAGACGAAGGTAAGCAAGCCGGTGAAGATCTTGACCGTGCACATGCAGACCAGGAACGCGATAATCAGAAAGCAGCTGATGAAATTGGTAGCAACCGCAACAAGATTGAAGATATCCAACGAACTGCCGATAAATGGGATCAACAAGCTCAAAAAGATTGGCAATCAGCAGGTCGCACGATTGACTCAAAATTTAATTCTCAGCAAGGTCAGATCGATGGTAACAGCAACTCTATCGCTCAAAACCGTGAAGCGATTGGGCAAAACTCTAAGCGTATAGATAATCTTGAAAATGCTTTTAAACAGCAGGGTGAGGAAATGCGTGAGCGATACGATGGCGTAAAGGCATCTATGCATGCAATCACTAACGCACGTCCTGTGGCGTATGATGTCGGCGAATTTGCTGTGGGCGCGGGCTTGGGTGCCTCAGGTAGCAAGAAAGCGATTGCTATAGGTGGTGCGTATCGATTCAATGATCAGTGGTCAGGGTCGTTCACGGTAAACCACGAAACAGAGGGTCGCCATACTAAGGCTGATACATCAGCCGGAGTTGGTGCGCAGTTCAGCTTTAAATAAACAATGTATCTTTGAACAGCTGAATCTTCAGCTAAATATAGAAAAGTCTCCTTCGTTGGAGGCTTTTTTGTATTAGGATAATTTTAAATTTATTGGAAGTTGCATAATTGATTCGTTTTGTTGTTAAACAATGTATTACTGAATAGCAAAATAGTAAGAGAAAAGCCCTAAGGAGTTACTAGGTAGGCGATTTACTCGTCAATAAAGGATTGAAAGAGTGGGAAGGGTGGCCGCCCTTCCCACCAAAGCTCGAACACCACACTTTCGAGGCAATGAGTTGTACTGCTCAAGCACGTTCGATGATAAACAGTTTTGTTTTTGTCGTCTATTGAACAATAAACGTACACGCCAGAACCTTCAATAGTAGCTATCGACACGTTGAAATAGGTCGGGATTGACCGGTCTTAGAGTTGAGTGTGGATGATGATTTAGCAATTTATCAATCTATCAGTTTAGTCGATAAGTACCTAACTCGACACCCAATACAAGTTCCTTTACATTGCTGCTTAACAATGGACGAGCGGGTTTCCTGCCCTGATGAATATTTGGGCTATAACTTGCAACCCCTTCAAGGAATGATATTACTTAAATAGTTAAATTAGAACTTGAGGTAACCATATGTCACTGTTTACGTATGCGCGAGATAGTAAATATTATTCGACCCACAAGAATGATGCTGATACGCGTAAATGCATGGAATGTATGAAAGAGTTGATTCACGAACATGCTGAGCGTTTTGCTGGAATGCCATATGAAGCAGCGATTGCTGGTGAACTCAATGGGTCTGTGTTTGTTTCTAAAGGTGAACTTGAAGAGAAAGAACCGCCAATAGGTGAACCAATGGGTTGTCGTACTGACTATGACAGAGACGGCCTCAAACGCTATGTTTTACTGTACGTGGACAAGTGCGCAAGGATGTATAATGGTGCACCAAGTAGCCTTATTAATTCGGCCTTTGCCTCAATTGTAGAGGCGATGTTTGAAATGCAGTACATATCGTTCGAAGAAGCTGAAGATCTACTCATTGATACGTTGAAGGCTCAGTCATGAATGGGCTTACTCAAAAACAGGTCGCACTTATCCGCCATTTGGGTCAAGGTGCGATAGTCGAAGTGGTAAACAAAGCTTCACCATTTGACCCTCGTACCTGGCGTACTTTAATTGGTCGTAAGCTGATCGTGTATCTTAAAACGAAACGCATGTATCGGCTGACCGCTCGAGGAGAGCGAGTCTATTCGCAGATACGGCATCTAGACCAGGACGCAAGAACAATTAGCTGACATAACCTCTGAACAGTGTCTACTAGTTAAGTTCAATTAATGAAAACTCACTAATCAACTATCTGATTAGTGAGTTTTTTTATATCTATTAATACAACTTTCTACACAGTAAAAAAGCATAAAGCCGAACTGTATAAATGCTCAAAGTTGTACATTGATTTTAGTATCAGTCTGTGTGATGGATGCTAATTGTTCTTGTCCAGATAGGCTTGATATTGTTCGCCTCAACAAGACGATAAGAGGCAATTAGTATGAACAAAAGTATCACTCAAGCAGAAGTCACCAACTACATACAGGAATGGTTTGAACAAATGGACACGATGCCAGCCAGTTCGGACTTTTTCACACTGCGCTTAACCGACGACATTAAGTGGATCTCCCCGGGTTTTTGCTTCGATGGGAAGGAGCACTTTGATGACTTCCTTCAAGGAGCTAGGGCAATGATAAAGCCCAACTGTAAACACACGGTAGAGCACATGGTTATAAGAGAAACTGATGGTTACTGTGAGGCGATTTTGAGTATGCATATGGTGGGACAGAGCTTCGAAGATAGTGAATTTAAAGGACAGCCCTTAGATTTACGCAGCAAAGAGGTGTGGAGGTTTGTAAGAGATACATCAAACCAAATCAAGATGTCTAAATGCGTGATTGAAGTCGCCTAACAAATCTATTCGAGGTACAAAATGAAGAAACTTATTACACTATTGGCAATGGCCGTGTCATTCAGTGCTGCAGCGGAAAACGTTCATCTTCGTGATATTCAGGGTGATGTTTTTAAACAGTCAGCCGAAGTGATAGCAGAGAAGGGAACTGTATCGGTAGACTACATCTTCCAGTGCTCGACGCCTGTTACACCCATTGGACAGAAAGGTACTTATGCAACGAAAGTGGAAATTGAACTAACCGCAAAAAACGGTGTTATTTCGGCTTTCACGCCTGACTTGAAAGATATTGAGGCGCGTCATTGTCAGTCCAAAATGAAGCCGGTAGGTATGCACAATTTGTTCGCAGCCATTATTAGTATTGGTAAGTAAATCTAAGCCCGACTCTTTGTCGGGCTTTTTAAATCCTTGATATTTTTCAAAAACGATTTTGACACTGAACCCTCATCTACTGTGGGATGGCTGAGTAACACAATATAAACTGCTTGTAAGCCACAGCTTTAAACTAGGTTAATAGGCCCGTCTTAATACCTTCACTTAAAAAAAGTGTTCAACTGTACAGCATGTTTTGAAAACGCGTTTCTCGTTTTGCTTGGTGTGCGTGTATAAAGCTCGCTTAACCTATCGGCTTTGCACTCTGGGCAACCATTGCCCGACAGGTGATTAGTAGCAGTTTGTTCAAACTCACCGTGTAGAGGGCAAATTAGAGTCACTTTTTTGTGTGCAGTCTTATAATCGACTTTGCTGTAGTCGTAAAACTTCGGACCGTGCTTCAAGATACCTTTCACCTTAAATAGACCGTTTGTAGATCTTTCTGTCATGTCCTATCTCACAATCAAAAGTGAGCCATCAGGACGTCGCCAAACTTCTTTTATGCCGATTAGCTTTTGCCACCAGCGTCTAGAAACTCGCGTCATATTCATTTCTTATATACCTTTTTGTATCCAGTTTCACCGGGGGCTTTGATGATAGGCTAAGAGGCAAGGTTAGATAAGTTAGGTCATATTATTGAGTCGAATAGTTGCCTATTGACTAAGTCCCAATTAATTGTCGCCAAGATTTACCCAACCCTAGAGCTACTGTCATTCCATAACAAAGGGGACTTCACTTTACCAACGAGCAGTGAATGCCAGTTACATGACTCTGTTTTTTGTCATTAGGTTACAAGTTTCGAGAGAACTTCATATTCGCGAGGATGATGACGAAATGGGACATGTAAAAATAAAAGATATTGGATTAATTCTGTCTACATACCTGTTCTTATACGAGTGCAGTGAAAATTATCAGGCTTATTTACGCAAAAAGCGGCCTCAGCCGCTATTTTTGTGTTTATCGATTAGAAGTATTAAGATCCAGACAGTTTAGTTACAACCGTATCAAACAGGCTATTACCCTTTGAGCGATTCACTCGCTCGGTCATTGTGTGTCTTATTTTTCGCTCCTCGTTTCCAAGGAATAAAGCGATACCTGTGTACAAAACAACAATGAGTGAAATTACCATACTAGTTACCTTTTAAAATCGTTTACCTAAGATGAGAGTCGCGCCATTTCGTGTACGACCCTTCTGATACATAAGAGACGCTTCCCAGTTGTCATCGAACTCTTTAGATACACCTACCATGGTTGACCAAGAGTCATTGTGCTGTCTTACACTGAACTCGTGGCCATCAATATTTCCTCGAATGTATCTGTCGTAAGACTGATACTGCGCACCTACCATGATCCTGAAGTCGTTCGGTAGCATGTAGCCCACCATTGGTGTAATAACCAGGGCATTAAGATTAGCGCCAACCCCATTTACGGAAGTAGCAACGTAGGTTGTGTCTACAGCTCCGAACCAATTGCCATAGCCCGCTGCTAAAACCGCGCCAACACCAATGATGTCGCTCGTTGTGCCTAAGCCATTAATATGGTCGCGAGTCACGGTGCCGTCGAAATCATTCATTCCTAAGGTTATATTTGAAGACGTTGTGGCTTTACCAATCATTGCGTGTAGGTTGAGAAATGGTAATACCCACATGTCTGCGCGAAGCGCTAGCAAGTTTGTAGTGTTTACTGTACCACTGACACCGTCGGGCATGTCTTCAGCAATGTTTGGGTCGCCTTGTAATGTAAAGTTATCAAGGCCCATCTTGTCTTCTTGAGAATGAGTGAATACCGATATGCCGATGGGCTTAGGTAGTTTAATTCCTAAATCTCGGACTTCATCACCATAAAATGGTAAGGTGCGCCCATAGTCTTCGTCGGTAGAATTAGCGCCACCATTAATATCTGAGATGGCGGCGGATGTGCCAAAAGACACTACTGCTGCAAGCAGCATAGCTTTATTTAATATGTTCATTGTTGCCTCAATGCGCTGCTCTTCTACATGTAATAAAGGAAGAGTTGTTTGCTGAGCTACAAAACCGTTCCATCGATTTGATTGCTCTTTTGTTTTAAATAAACAATTATTAGAACTAACCAATTTTCTAGTTAGTTGTTACTTGTGGAATGAATAAAACCTTATAACTACGAAATTATATTATTCACACTGTTTAATTATTGCTACGGACTCGATAACCTTGCCCAGGCTTGGGTGGCCTCTGCGCAAATCGACAGTGACACGATATAGCGTGTCACGAAGTTTAGGTACAAAATGCTTCCGAAATCGATCGCGTGCTAGGGCATCGGTTCTATATCGCATCGTAATATTTTTTAGTACTTTCTTTGTGTCTAGACACGTAACAATAATATAAAACGGTCTAAGCGGGGCTATCGTCATAATGAATACCTCTAATTAAGTTATGACTTTATGTGTTCTCCGATAGTTCACACTCAAACATAGAAGGGTAATTCTCATGACCAATTACCTCACGGAGCTTGGTTATATAACCCTGTCGTTCCAATGTTATAAGTGTTGCTAAATTTCGTTTAGAAAAAGATACGCGCTTTTCTCCAATAGCATGCATTGAGCGTAATACCGCTATAACTAAGGTTTGTGAGCTTGACAGCTTCATCAGAGCCTCCTGTTATCAGTTTTGGCTACATTGATGGAGTAGCGTTAGGGGCGACAGCTTGCTGTACAATGCTTGGTACACCGGCGGTAATCTTTTCAGGGCATGTATAATCTGATTTTACGATTACTTCTGTCTCTATATCTGTGGAGCTTTGATACAAGCACTTCTTCAATGAGGCTGACTCGATGTGTTGTCCATTGCTTCTTTCGAGGACAACCGGTTTTTCGGTGATGAAATCACCATAGTCCGCAAAACTGAATGATGATGCTAAAAGTAGAATGCTGGCTAGTGTTTTAGTGCCAATAGATTTTAAGATACTTTGACTAATCATTGTTGATACCTCGAGTTCAGAGGGCGGCCACCCTCGTACATATTTATTTTCGGTAAGTTGTGTATGTTTAAAGCTGTTATTTGAGATAATTGCTTTATTGTTAGAATTTAATACCTACAGCTAATGCTGCTTGAGAGTTGTCTTTAATAACGCTATTTGCTTTCTGCTGGTCGTTCATGTTTATCTTCTGAACTCGAAGGTCGACATAGACATCGACTGGTGTATTAAGGCGTACACCGGCTGCTGTGGTGAGGTAAGTGCCCTTGAAACTATTTAATTCTGTTTGAGGCGCTGATGCGGATCCACCAATAAAGCCACGCTTTGTACCATTGATGAAGGCACTGCCCACAGCAACATATGGCTTGATATCCCAGCCTTTGGCAAGGTTAAATGCGTAACCCATCTCAGCTTCTAATCGAACATCTCTGCCGCGGATATCACTACCTGCATTAGTTCCATCGCCTGATTCAGAGTAACCAGCGCCACTAAAAGCCGTGACCGATCCATTAATAGCGAAAACACGGTTGAAGTCATAACCCGCTTCTATTTTTGCGCGGTTTCCAGAGTTTGTTGTAATGCCGTCAAAGGTAAGTTCCTGTCCAGAGACAGCGCCCACCCCTAAACGGAATCCTGAGTAGTCTTCGGCGAAGGTTGCGCCGGAAGTGATGCTTGTAAAAAGTGCGACTGCTAGAAGTTGTTGTTTCATATTTGCCTCAAAAATATTTCAGGCATCCATGCTAGGTAACTGTAGTGGTTTAGAATCCGCGCCCAGACCGGGTGTATTGTTAACTCACACCAAGAACTGGTCGACTTGGATGTCGATAGCGTGTGTTTTTCGATGTGCGCTAATGTAGTGTATTTTTAAATCAGGCTCAAAATAGGTATCGCTCGAAAACACGAATAGGTGTATGGATTGTTAAAGCAAGGTTGATTGGTTCTTGTGAAAAAAAAGCCCAACGCTAGGTTGGGCTTTGGTAGAGTGGCTGAACAGACCTCAATTAGTCGTTTTCACGCGAGATGTTGCCACTTGAACGATCTAATCCACAGTGGCATGCTTCAGCAATTTGGGTAGTTGATTGGGATAGACCGATATCGTTCTCAAAGATATAAATTTACTTATGCACGGCTCTTTATTTAAGAGTCGAGTCATTGAAACGTACTAATAAATTGGAAGCACTATTTCTTAATTAGGTCCATTAGCTTTTGGCATACTTTGTACATAGAACTACGGTACTGAATTCCGATTGCAACACGAATCATCAGTAGTAAAAATACGAGTAGAAGGCTTTGCATTATTACCTCATTAACGAATAGTACAGATGCTGATAAGCCGCTTTTGCTTCGTTTGGATTAAGGAAAAATCGTCCGATATAATGATATATCGGACGTGTCCTATCATCCTTGGGTGCAATAGGGAAAACAAGTATGTGACTCAAAGTTAGGTGGATGCAAATACCTATCTATAAGTCGAGAGCAAGATTAAAGACCTTGCCCTCCTAGGCAGACCAAAGGCTTAATTAAGGTCTGCACGTAGGGTAATTGAATAGATTGTTATCAGCAAATGAGATGGTTATCGGTATTGTGAATAGATGAAGTTCACATAAACCATGAGCAATTGTTGAAGTGCGGTGGCTAATTTGCACCAAGGTTTGTTAGTCGTGATTGTTTAAGTTCACGCATAGTTTTACTGTGTTGGTACTCCGCGCCGACTCGCCCACACTTGATACCTAGTGGGTCGATGCCTCTGCGCTCGAGTTCAGACTTTATTTGTGAGTCGGAGAACTGGTAGTTGCTTGCTAGTTTTGTGTTTCTGATCGTCTCATTTTCAGAGAGAGCAGCACAAAGGTGGTAACTATTCGCGCCTTTCAAGTAAGCGTTGTTATTTGAGCAGCCAAAGAGTGTAACTGCCATGGCTAGTAGGAGTATATTTTTCATGGTCTACCTATTATCATTTCTAAGTATTGGCTCTTTGTCCCTTTCAGCCTCCAAAATTTCTCCGAGTAGCGATTGCTTTTCCAGTTCAGAGATCAGTGTTAGTCTTCCGGATTCTACTTGCGGACTATCGCCCTCGCATCGTCGTAATACAACTAGGGCGCGTTCTATCAAATAGTTCCCGGCTATCATTTCTGCATGCGAAGATTCAGCAGCGTCATTGATTTCATCTAGCAGACGACAAAGTCTGCGTAATTGAGGGAATTGGTTTTGTTCAGTCATAATAATTCATCCATTCTGTAATTCACTGATTTGTTCTATTCAGCGTGTAGAACTATTGTCCTATTACGTAATATTGAATGCGAATTAGGTGACCATCGGGTTCGTTAATAGATAAAGTTGTAATCCACGCTTGCTTAAAACGAACTTAAAATGAAAAACCAATACGTGGAACTACCATATATCATCCATTGATTGAGTTTCGAGTTCATAGTGTGATTCAACCTCATACTCAACTTCTGCCCCATATTCCGCTTCGTATTCATACTCGGCTTCTACTTCATACTCATATTCGGCTCGATCTACAGCATGTGCACATTCTTCTCTTGCAAACTCGCCGTCAATTACGCCTGCGCCAGCACCGATTAGTGCTCCTTTTTTTGTATCTCCTGCCATTGCACCGATGACCCCACCAATGATAGCTCCGTCGACAGCGCTCGTAATTGGTGTGGCATAGCAATCTTCTACGGATGCATAGGCTTGTGTACTGAACACGGAAGCAGCAACCAGCGTGACAGATAGTTTTTTCATTATGTTTCCCCCCTTAAAAGGCTGTACCAAATTTAATTTGGATCGCAGTGTCGGTTTCACTTCTAGATACATCCACACCTGCTTTAATGCCAAGTTGGCGGGCGATGGTGTAGCGAAATCCCATACCGATGGTGTTGTTCCAGTCGAGCTTTCTAGCACCGTGGTCATAGGCGGTACCTGAACCGGTAAAGCCAATGATCTGGTAGCGAGTATTGATGTTGTAGCCAACTTGAACCTCGCCCAAGGCAACGTTGTCGCCTTGGTTTCTAAGGGCTGCGATACCACGCATTTGAACAAAAGGTCGAGCGTAGAAAGGAACATCTCCGGCGGTATTAATCGTGTTTACTCGCCATGCTAGAGACCATTTGTTGTTGATTTCGTGGTACGAGCGTACATCGACGTTTAAACGCTGATGATTGAAGTCGCCGCCCCAACGTTTGTTGTAATCTGAATAGATGATCTTGGCTTTTATGCCGTCTGTGGGTGCAAACTGATTATTTAGGCTGTCATAGGTGAGGCGTAAGTCTGCTCGCGCCCCTTTGTTTGTCATTCGAGTCGCTGCATCTCCAGCGAATGTGACGTCACCACGGAAATAGTGA
This is a stretch of genomic DNA from Vibrio maritimus. It encodes these proteins:
- a CDS encoding ion transporter, giving the protein MISSLHLKLNAINNNKYFQSLTVIVIILAALTIGAKTFELPDALVETLQWLDACILLFFLVEIVIKFFSYRNKLDFFKSGWNLFDAAIVIGSLIPAAGQGILIARLLRVFRVLRLVSAIPQLKLLINALIKAIPKMGYIAVLMFIIFYIYAVVGSLVFSDINDILWGDVSISMLTLFRIATFEDWTDVMYETMEVYPISWIYYLTFIFLTAFVFLNMMIGVVIETMTAEHAIAEKDKESEIPLLTSDHTARQILATHQQVEDIHQELQEIKSLLKSRLH
- a CDS encoding YadA C-terminal domain-containing protein gives rise to the protein MKKQTIAMALVAAITSGAALAEAEPQFIDGIINETIVNGTGFEIARESGIPGFDKYFDGNATPEQRAQGALEFAEAAEQNPELYDIANAITTKVGSDENGWGAGDHIAADLKGALSNTPSNDHQRAMGDVIRKHTTKEERDQAREALKDAPNQGDRTAAEGAEGNVDIIDADIKARDEQADRNTEGVDRNRSDIDKNAGNIDRNREIIEKNERDNLNQQREIDKNKEDIANNGKRIDDNKREADVDRARIDGKVDENRGDIDKNKTDISNNGDRIKSIEDEGKQAGEDLDRAHADQERDNQKAADEIGSNRNKIEDIQRTADKWDQQAQKDWQSAGRTIDSKFNSQQGQIDGNSNSIAQNREAIGQNSKRIDNLENAFKQQGEEMRERYDGVKASMHAITNARPVAYDVGEFAVGAGLGASGSKKAIAIGGAYRFNDQWSGSFTVNHETEGRHTKADTSAGVGAQFSFK
- a CDS encoding nuclear transport factor 2 family protein, which translates into the protein MNKSITQAEVTNYIQEWFEQMDTMPASSDFFTLRLTDDIKWISPGFCFDGKEHFDDFLQGARAMIKPNCKHTVEHMVIRETDGYCEAILSMHMVGQSFEDSEFKGQPLDLRSKEVWRFVRDTSNQIKMSKCVIEVA
- a CDS encoding DUF723 domain-containing protein, producing the protein MTERSTNGLFKVKGILKHGPKFYDYSKVDYKTAHKKVTLICPLHGEFEQTATNHLSGNGCPECKADRLSELYTRTPSKTRNAFSKHAVQLNTFFK
- a CDS encoding outer membrane beta-barrel protein, with the protein product MNILNKAMLLAAVVSFGTSAAISDINGGANSTDEDYGRTLPFYGDEVRDLGIKLPKPIGISVFTHSQEDKMGLDNFTLQGDPNIAEDMPDGVSGTVNTTNLLALRADMWVLPFLNLHAMIGKATTSSNITLGMNDFDGTVTRDHINGLGTTSDIIGVGAVLAAGYGNWFGAVDTTYVATSVNGVGANLNALVITPMVGYMLPNDFRIMVGAQYQSYDRYIRGNIDGHEFSVRQHNDSWSTMVGVSKEFDDNWEASLMYQKGRTRNGATLILGKRF
- a CDS encoding outer membrane beta-barrel protein; translated protein: MKQQLLAVALFTSITSGATFAEDYSGFRLGVGAVSGQELTFDGITTNSGNRAKIEAGYDFNRVFAINGSVTAFSGAGYSESGDGTNAGSDIRGRDVRLEAEMGYAFNLAKGWDIKPYVAVGSAFINGTKRGFIGGSASAPQTELNSFKGTYLTTAAGVRLNTPVDVYVDLRVQKINMNDQQKANSVIKDNSQAALAVGIKF
- a CDS encoding glycine zipper family protein, encoding MKKLSVTLVAASVFSTQAYASVEDCYATPITSAVDGAIIGGVIGAMAGDTKKGALIGAGAGVIDGEFAREECAHAVDRAEYEYEVEAEYEYEAEYGAEVEYEVESHYELETQSMDDIW
- a CDS encoding BamA/TamA family outer membrane protein, with the translated sequence MKKLILGAIMLPFGVAAKSPMTIDPVDGKPDASRFLLERATGFMPIPMLITDPAIGYGAGLGAIFFHETEEQKKIRRENPEKVTTIAPSISGVIGAGTNNGTGFGGAFHQGVWLDDKVRFEGGLFKANINVNFHGFDTPTRMNLKGNYAFSNIDFRLFDSNFFVGAGYHYFRGDVTFAGDAATRMTNKGARADLRLTYDSLNNQFAPTDGIKAKIIYSDYNKRWGGDFNHQRLNVDVRSYHEINNKWSLAWRVNTINTAGDVPFYARPFVQMRGIAALRNQGDNVALGEVQVGYNINTRYQIIGFTGSGTAYDHGARKLDWNNTIGMGFRYTIARQLGIKAGVDVSRSETDTAIQIKFGTAF